The following proteins are co-located in the Neomonachus schauinslandi chromosome 8, ASM220157v2, whole genome shotgun sequence genome:
- the LOC110581950 gene encoding MAD2L1-binding protein, giving the protein MAAPEPEVLCRPAVLDLEWYEKSEETHAPQIELLETTSTQEPPNLSEPFRPRDCMVPVVFPGPVSQEGCCRFTCELLKHIMYQRQQLPLPYEQLKHFYRKPSTQAEDAMKKKARATTEVSSRKCQQALAELESVLSHLEGFFARTLVPRVLILLGGSALSPKEFYELDLSRLAPNSMDQSLSTAACLRRLFRAIFMADAFSELQAPPLMGTIVMAQGHRDCGEDWFRPKLNYRVPTRGHKLTVTLSCGRPSIPATAWEDYIWFQAPVTLKGFHE; this is encoded by the exons ATGGCGGCTCCGGAGCCGGAAGTGCTGTGCCGGCCTGCAGTACTTG ATTTGGAATGGTATGAGAAGTCAGAGGAAACCCACGCCCCCCAGATAGAACTACTTGAGACTACCTCTACTCAAGAACCTCCCAACCTTTCGGAGCCCTTTCGCCCCAGAGACTGCATGGTGCCAGTGGTGTTTCCCGGGCCTGTGAGCCAGGAAGGCTGCTGTCGGTTTACTTGTGAACTTCTAAAACATATCATGTACCAGCGCCAACAACTGCCTCTGCCCTATGAACAACTTAAGCACTTCTATCGAAAACCTTCTACCCAG GCCGAAGATGCGATGAAGAAGAAAGCTCGGGCCACCACTGAGGTGAGCAGCAGGAAATGCCAACAAGCCCTGGCAGAACTGGAGAGTGTCCTCAGCCATCTAGAGGGTTTCTTTGCCCGGACATTAGTACCCCGCGTGCTTATCCTCCTTGGTGGCAGTGCCTTAAGTCCCAAGGAGTTCTACGAGCTTGACTTGTCCCGCTTGGCCCCCAACAGCATGGACCAGAGCCTGAGCACAGCAGCTTGTTTGCGCCGTCTCTTCCGAGCCATTTTCATGGCTGATGCCTTCAGTGAGCTCCAGGCTCCTCCGCTCATGGGCACCATTGTCATGGCACAGGGGCACCGGGACTGTGGAGAAGATTGGTTTCGACCCAAACTCAACTACCGAGTGCCCACCCGTGGCCACAAACTGACTGTGACCCTGTCCTGTGGCAGACCCTCTATCCCAGCCACGGCCTGGGAGGATTACATTTGGTTCCAGGCACCAGTGACACTTAAAGGCTTCCATGAGTGA